The Pungitius pungitius chromosome 4, fPunPun2.1, whole genome shotgun sequence nucleotide sequence CTGTATCTCGTGCCTCCGTGGCAGAGCAGTGACGGGGGAACCCTTGATCTCTACACAACAGACAGTGAGTGtcccactctgtgtgtgtgtgtgtgtgtgtgtgtgtgtgtgtgtgtgtgtgtgtgtgtgtgtgtgtgtgtgtgtgtgtgtgtgtgtgtgtgtgtgtgtgtgtgtgtgtgtgtgtgtgtgtgtgtgtgtgtgtgtgaatttctgtgttttttttaatgattcttATGTAATTTCCATCTCTGTCATCAGGTAATTTCCAACCACAGAGTATAGTGAAGTCTCTTGTGCCCTCATTGAACACGCTCGTCCTCTTTGAAGTTTCTCCGGTCTCCTTTCATCAAGTAAGAGAAGTCGCTCCCACCTTTTTTACTCTCACTGTAGCACTGAAGAAATGGCTGTGATTGCAGATCAACAAGATGCCTTTCGTTTGTCCAGGTGTCAGAGGTTTTGACACAGGACAAGTGTCGCTTGTCTCTGAGCGGCTGGTTTCACGGGCCACCATTGGAGCGCCCTCCTCGCCACAGAGAGCCCGCTGTCTTACGAAGCCCACACTTACCTAGAGATGTGAGTGACGTTGAATgacaaactattcctttaacaGACAGCCTATGTTCCTGCTgacatgtgtttgttgttttttgtattcatgACAGGAAACATTGCTGCTGGAGTGGGTCAACCCAGTGTACATGGACTTAGCCTACCAAGAGCAGATCCAGCAGGAATTTGAGGACAGCTCTGAAATTCAGCTCAAAGATTTTCTCAAGGTATCTTCTCACttgttcttttcttccttcGACGTAACCACCTGTTTCTGTCGGTTGATAGTGTTTGTCTTCAGGAAGAGAAGTTCAGGGAGGTGAAAGAAGCACTGCGACTCAGCCAGATTGAGTGGGCAAAGAGAGGACCCCCTAACAAGAGGTACGACATGTTTCTGACATTATTAAAGAGCATGTTTTAAGACTTGAGATTACAGATCCTGTATTTATACCCATTTAGATGCTATGAAGTGGCCTCCCTGGATACACTGCCccagtgtgtgagtgcatgttgGGAGCTGCTTTGTTCAGAAGCTTTCTTCCTGCTTCTTTCCAACTACACCGGCCTTCGATTGCATTACCTGTGTCCTGCGGATGATGACAGTGACACTGAAGATGAAGAGAGCAAGGATGTACGGAACGCAGAGGCCACAGGGTCTTTGACTGAATCCCCATCAGCAAATGAGAGCAGAgcgaaaggtgtgtgtgtcctcccttAGTCACAAGACTTTGCggctgttgatgtgtgtgtgttgacctttttgtttgctttagaGCTGAGCACACCTGTGCATTGTGGTGAACTACGTCGATGGTCTCATGGCGGCTACACTCTGCTGCACGATGCAGAAGCAGCACGTGCAGAGTACGCTTTGGACCTTGTTTTACCTTTTTGCGGTGCCGGTGAGTGagtatgcacgcacacatgcacgcacttATTCATTCACAACTATTGACTTttacaaaatgttcttttatagACTGGCAGTCAGAGTTTGGGGGCTTTACTTGTTATGTTGCtaatgaagaggatgaggaggtgagtCTTGATTACAGTAATGGAATTGTGTGTTGGCAATACTTAATTATTGTCATcacttttgtttcttcctctttgCAGCTACTGACAGTGTATCCGGAGGATAATTCCCTCGCCCTCGTCTACAGAGACAAAGAAACCCTCAAATTTGTTAAGCATATCAACCACAGAAGCTTGTCCGATTCTGCTAACGCTAACAGTTCTACCTGCGGAGCATTTTATGACTTTTCCTTTGTGtattatgaataaatatgtcTATTGATATAAAATATCTTGCCATGgtggttctctttttttcctaaaaggATGCTGCTCATTTAAGGACAGAATACAAGCACTCCCAGATGCTGCCTGGGTTTTTGGGAGCGCACCACACTAGttacttttgaaaatgtaaaccaTTTTCAAATTCTCAGTCCCCTAAAGTTGCTGGAGTCTTTCAGTCAAGTTAGATTAGATCAGATTACAGTTCTTTTTAGTATTCATTTTATGAAAACTACAAATATAAGATTTTAGTGAAATTAGCGCtgcaacatttttttgtaaataaagtaTTGGATCATCTAAAAAGCGTATTCGATTTTCTGTGTATTCTTGTTATTCATTTTTGTCACTTGCTATGCGTTGCcttgtaatgtatttttttagcAGCTGTTAAGACAGACGCAAACAACCAAAGTAACAAGTTCTGCACTTCAGACACCAAAATACAAACATTCATTGGTGGAGAATAAcagtattgttttttaaattgacagTTTTTATGAATCTGATACTCAGACCAAAGTCTGTCCCTATCTGTAGCTTCCCTGATTACTTTAACTCAGTTATTGCCCACCCATTGAGGTTCATTTCATAGTCATAACAAATAATAACATGTTCATgctaaagattaaaaaaaatacgttTTGGCCTACATTCTATTTCTCCCTCACTTCCTTTCCGTCACGATTTTCTGCCCACAGGCTGCGTGTCGACTTCCACCAATCGGAGCGGTCTTTGATGCACTCTCAGCCAATGGGAGGCCGGGAGGTTATGACGGTGTCAGTGGGTGTGACCCCGCAGGAGGAAGCGTCAAGCCACCGAACAATATAACAAAGTTTCAAGGTAAGTAAGTACACACTTTAACAACAACTTACTGTACAGTCAATACAAAGAATGAATCCTTAGAAAGTCCGTCTGCTTGATCCAGTGTTTTAGCTGAAGAGTAAAAACACGTTCAGCTGTTTGTTTGTCGCACTGCGGCCGAAGCTTTACGTCAGTTGTGTCCAGTTTACGCTGTGAGCGTACGAACGATTTATCCACACGATCCATGTCCGACCTGCTTTTACGGCTTATGTTAAAAATACAGCCTATGCGATTCAAACTCCCAATGATCCTCACTCCAATCGAGCTGCAATTTACCAGGAAAGTTCTTGATAAAGGATTTCAAAGAGCTAACTTCCCGCGAGTTACTTCAACCAAAAATCACGTGCACCGCGAAGAATAGCAACAACTTTCTTTAAGTAAAGGCCATTAAAGGCATTTATCGCCTTGGAATTGCACTCAAATCTGGGTGTTGATTTACTATACAGACATCTCTACGAATACGGTCAAATGTTTTATATCAGTAATTTAGTTTCTATACTTTCTATATCACAGAAATGTTATACACGATATAAGGGAAATTAGTTTAAAGATCTATCCTCATTCAAAGGAGCGTTTCACGTGTTGTTTTTGAGTTTCTAAGCACACGCCCACAAACACAATACTCACTGTTATTGTTCAAAGTACATGTACACGAGTCCAACTTATCTGTGAGTTACTTTTTCTCTGTGttacttttcctctttttttcctgttaatCAATTCCTTGACTAATTATTTCAGCACACTAACATTTCCCTGAGATGTAATAATCATTGTTGCTTCTTCCCTTATCAGTAGATTTACAGTAAATCAAACCTGCCTGGTTAATCACATTGCAACGCTTTAAAGAAACCACTCTGTATGTGTTTATCCTTTTGAGTCTGGTTTACTGAAAGCTCAGAAACATTTGAACCTTTCTTCAAGCCCCGACACGGCCACGGTACACCTACACAGGTGTTTTGACGTATTCCCACTGATTAAACCTCTTCTCCCTCACTCTCATGTCGCAACGAGGTACAAACACACCTACTCCTCTTTCTTACAGTACTGTAATTTCCTGAATAATTCCCAGAACAGCTTAAAACCGGTTCCCCTGTTTAGGACTTGCAAGTGTTCACTCAAGCAAACAAGTCAAAACATTCCTATGATTTAAGAGTTGTTTTGGTGTCATTTACTATTGTGCATTTTCAATATAACACCGTTTTCATTAAAtgtcggggttttttttgtaatttgtcaGAGCTGAAAGTCTGATATCAGTCTATATGCGTCTAGTAGTTGATATATCAGTTCAGTTATTTGGTCAATTCGTCAGTTGTCACAAATGGAATCACCAATTACATATTTATGATATATTATCAGTAATTCATCATCAAAACATCCAGAATGGTAAATTGATTGTTTTGTGGTTTCGGACTGGTTGCTGCACCAATCAGGCCAAGTGCTAACATTGGTATATCTGTGAAGTTGTAAAGGGCATTTCTCCAGTGACTAAATTATTCATCAACGATCATCAACAGATCTTCTGGGTCGTCAGGGTTACATCCAGAGCTATGAGCGCCgaagacaacaacacaaaacaccaGCATCGACTCCCATTATCACATGAAGCTAAAATTATTGACCCTGCGGTGTGAATCCAATATATCTCACCTAAATGTCAGCCAAGCTGTCAAGGGAATACTAGAGGTGGCCTTTTACCAGCAAAAGCTAAATGATATATTTTAAGCTCCTCATGATCACTTAATCCTCACAGAGCTGTTGAAACAAATCTCACGTACACTTCCAGAGTACCGGTAGATAGGATAACAAAAAATTACACACTCGCTAAATTGTGGAGTTTCTTGTAAAGCCAGTAGCCAAGGATACTGTGTATTAGAGTACTCTGGGGACATGCATATAATCCAGCTCAGAGGATGCTCTTTCCATGCACAGCGCTCTGCATCCCGTGCACGGAGACAGCACTAAGAGTGAGCTAACGGGCGAGTTAGGGGCTCgactgggggaggggaggactTAGTTTAAGCATGTTTTTATGTAATGAGGCTTTCAAAAGGATGTTGGAGTAGAAAAGGTTGGAGAGAAGTGATTCCGAGACGCCAAAGGACCACG carries:
- the ogfod1 gene encoding prolyl 3-hydroxylase OGFOD1, giving the protein MASRRRAADSLKTDQKKKRKNKTTCEETAELCSLVEDEQVKRSVQEAWSQRTSHSHGDLELDCHPFPHCIIKNFLGSETFVENLQRELMDLNFHEKSNDLYKFKQSDDLKKRTEPHISGLRAALFGRFRSWLGQVLQVELEPIVDISCAKYEYTDILLCHDDELEERRVAFILYLVPPWQSSDGGTLDLYTTDSNFQPQSIVKSLVPSLNTLVLFEVSPVSFHQVSEVLTQDKCRLSLSGWFHGPPLERPPRHREPAVLRSPHLPRDETLLLEWVNPVYMDLAYQEQIQQEFEDSSEIQLKDFLKEEKFREVKEALRLSQIEWAKRGPPNKRCYEVASLDTLPQCVSACWELLCSEAFFLLLSNYTGLRLHYLCPADDDSDTEDEESKDVRNAEATGSLTESPSANESRAKELSTPVHCGELRRWSHGGYTLLHDAEAARAEYALDLVLPFCGADWQSEFGGFTCYVANEEDEELLTVYPEDNSLALVYRDKETLKFVKHINHRSLSDSANANSSTCGAFYDFSFVYYE